The Neisseria macacae ATCC 33926 genome contains the following window.
GATAATGGCGACTGCGGCAATGGTAATGAGCTTTTTCATGCTTCGGCGTATTGTTTTAAAAGGGTAAAGAGAGGTTCGGGAATGCTGATGCTTCGACCACTTTCTGCGCTGACGACCATCAAAGTGCTTTCGGCTTCGACGGCATTTTTACCGCTGGGCAAAACGATGTTTTGAGTGAGAATAATATGGCGCGAGGTCAGCTCTTTCAGACGACCTTCAAAGCGTAATATGTCGCCATCGACGGCGGCACGGCGATAACGGATGTCGGTGCGGACAACCACCAGCATCAAGCCGTCGATTTCGGACAATAAACCGTGTTCCTCAAAAAACGCCCAGCGCGCTTCTTCGAGAAATTCGAGATAGCGCGCGTTGTTGACATGACCGTAGCCGTCAAGATGGTAATTGCGGACGCGGATATTCATCAGTTCAGATTGAAGGGTTGAAAGGCTTCACGGGCGAGCGGTTCTTGCTCGAGGTCGGTGATAACGGTAGAAAGCTGGATGTCGAACCATTCATTGAAAATATCCGCATTCAAATCAGGCCATTCGCTTTCATCTTCGCACCAATCGGCAAGTTCGGCAGCGAAAATGTCTTCAAACCGCGCTTCGATTTCGTCCCATACTTCGTCGGCGGTTTCACACGGACGGACGAGATAAGAATTGGCATCAGCTTGAATATCTTCAAGCGTCAAACCGTCAAGATGATTGCCGGGCAGGGTTTGCAGCCAGTTCCAAAAAGGATCGAGCGGGATGAGCAGGAAGACGCTGCGGTTGACTTCGTACATGATGTTTTCCTTGATTTCAGATAAGGGAATGATATAGCAAAGGCCGTGCAAACGCTATCTTTGCCTGCCAAAGAGTGGATAGGTTGGGACAAGGCGATGTTTGGATTGCAACCCATTTTCCTGCTTCATTACTTTTTGCAGATTTGATTACCGCTCTTTTCTCTTGTCAAATCGCAGGTCCAACTAAGAGTTGAAAAAACCTGCTTCTTCCAATACAGCATTTGCCACCAGTGTATCGGTATCTTTCCTCAATAATAAATGCAGCTCATGAAAATCTTGTTTCAAGCGGGCAACTGCTGCCGGATGTTCATACCAATAAATCATGGCTTCTGCCAGTTTCTCAGGCGTCGCATCATGTTGCAAAAGCTCTGGAACAGCACATTTGTTCAGCAAAATATTGGGCAAACCGACATGTGGCACTTTAACTTTACGCTTCACATAAGCATAAGTCAGAGGAGATATCTTATAGCTGATCACCATAGGACGTTTGCACAAAGCCACTTCCAGCGTTGCCGTCCCGCTGGTCACCAAAACCACATCTGCCGCAGTACAAACAGTATCTGCTTGTTTATCGACTAATGTAATGGGAAGGTCCGAAAATTGATCAGAGGTAAGAATTTTTGATATACGACGGCGGGTTGCCTGCGTAGCAACCGGCATCAGAAACTGCGCCTGTGGGTAACGCTTCAACAGAAGTAATGCGGTTTGAAAAAATACAGGAGCCATGTAATCAATTTCGCTAACACGACTGCCGGGCATCAAGGCAAATACTGGGATAGACGGCGCAACTCCCAACTGGAGACGCGCAGAAGATTGATCAACATCTACAGGCATGGTTTGAGCCATCGGATGACCGACAAACTCAGCCTTACCACCGGCATCCAAATAGAGCTGTGGTTCCATTGGGAAAAGGCACAACACCCGGTTAACTTGATGAACAATTTTGTTCACCCGTTCACGCCTCCACGCCCAAACAGAAGGGCTGACATAGTGAACCGTTGGAATACCCGTTTTCTTCAGTTTCTCTTCCACCCAAAGATTAAAATCAGGTGCATCAATCCCAACAAAAACATCCGGTTTTATACGAATAAGGTCATTAACCAGACCTTTTCGGATTTTCAAGATTTCGGGCAAACGTTTAACTACCTCAACAAAGCCTCGTACTGCCAATTTTTCTTGGTCATAAAGACTTTCAAATCCTTCCGCCTTCATCCGCTCGCCACCGATACCAATAAATCTTGCATCAGGACAACGTTTTTTAATCGCACTAATAAGATGTGCACCAAGCAGATCACCCGATGCCTCAGCAACACTCATTGCAATCGTGAGAGAAGTAGTCATATAAAATTATGGGATACAAAAAAGAATTTGGTAAGTGTAATACCTGACAGCAAAGAAGTTCTTAGTCAAATTTCAATTATAGAGACCTTTGCAAAAATAGTCTGTTAACGGAATTTGACTCATAAAAATGCGCTAAAAATTTTCAATTGACCAAAACCTTTATGATTTTAAGTAAAAGCTAGGAAAAATCAGAAAGGTTTTTCATTTTGAAAATAGTATTGAACAGAAAATTTTAGTAACTTATGTTATTTAAAATATCTCTTATAATATGATACTGAAAAGAAATACTCTATCCATGGCAAACCCACTTACCTATACAAAACAAAAGAATAACTTCAATATACCAAGAGTATTTTAAATAGAGTATTTAAAATACACAAAAGGTAGCTTGCATATAATAAAACACCATTTGAGAAAACAAATGGTGTTTTATTATGGTGTATTAGATTACTCGGCAGCTTCTGCTGCTTTGTCTACTAATTCAATCAATGCCAAAGGTGCATTGTCGCCTTTGCGGAAACCATATTTCAGTACACGAACATAACCGCCATTACGGGCAGCAAAACGTGGACCTAACTCATCAAACAATTTAACTACAACATCACGATCACGAGTGCGGTCAAATGCCAAACGACGGTTTGCCAAGGAAGGTTTTTTACCCAATGTAATCAAGGGTTCTACTACGCGGCGCAATTCTTTAGCTTTAGGCAAAGTTGTCACAATAGTCTCGTGAGTCAACAATGAGTTCGCCATATTACGCAGCATTGCAGCGCGATGGCTGCTTGTACGGTTTAATTTGCGGTTACCATTACGATGACGCATGTCATTATCCTTTAATCTTCAAACTTACGGCTTTTCTAAGCCTACAGGCGGCCAAGCTTCCAATTTGGAACCTAGTGTCAAGCCTTTAGATGCCAACACTTCTTTGATTTCATTCAAAGATTTACGACCCAAATTCGGAGTTTTAAGAAGCTCTGTTTCAGTACGTTGAATCAAATCGCCGATATAATAAATATCTTCAGCTTTCAGACAATTAGCTGAACGTACAGTTAATTCCAAATCATCTACCGGACGCAGCAGGATAGGGTCAATAGGAGGAGCTTTTTCTTCAACTTCTTCTACTGGAGTACCTTGCAAATCAGCAAAGATAGACATTTGATCAATTAAAATACGAGCGGCACTACGTACAGCTTCTTCAGGATCAATAGAACCATCAGTTTCAATATCCAAAACCAATTTATCTAAATCCGTACGCTGCTCTACGCGTGCAGGTTCAACTTCAAAGCTAACACGACTGATGGGCGAAAAGCTCGCATCCAACTGAATTGCACCAATCTGGCGGTTTTCATCGCGCACAACACGACGACCAGAAACAGATTGATAACCACGCCCCTGCTCAACTTTGATTTCCATCTCAATTTGACCATTCTCGGCCAAATGACAAATAATATGCTCAGGATTTAAAATTTCCACATCATGTGGCAATTCGATATCACCGGCAACTACTACACCGGCCCCTGACTTTCTCAAAGTTAACTGAACTTGGCCACGCCCATGCAGCTTAAATACAATACCTTTGACATTCAATAAAATATCGACAACATCTTCTTGAACGCCATCAACAGTAGAGTATTCGTGCAACACACCGGAAATGGCCACTTCAGTAGGAGCAAAACCATTCATGGATGACAGTAAGATACGACGCAAAGCATTACCTAAAGTATGACCAAAACCGCGCTCAAACGGCTGCATGGATACTTTTGCACGAGTTGTAGATAAAGTATCGACATCAATTTGACGAGGTTTCAAAAATTCGGTTGTGCTATTTTGCATTTAACTGTCCCTCACTGAGCTAGCGTTATTTAGAGTAGAATTCTACCACCAGCTGTTCATTAATATCGCCAGTTAATTCTGAACGATCCGGCATATTTTTAAATACGCCTTCCAATTTGTCTGCATCAACAGAAACCCAGCTTGGTAAACCGATTTGAGTTGCCAGACTTAAAGCTTCCTGGATACGAACCTGTTTTTTAGCTTTCTCACGAACAGCTACAACATCACCGGCTTTAACTTGGAAAGAAGGAATATTTACAACCTGACCGTTAACGGTAATTGCTTTATGAGAAACCAGCTGACGTGCCTCAGCACGAGTCGAGCCAAATCCCATGCGATATACTACATTATCCAAACGAGACTCTAACAATTGCAGCAGTAATTCACCAGTAGAGCCTTTACGTCGATCTGCTTCTGCAAAATAGCGACGGAATTGACGTTCCAATACGCCATAAATACGACGAATCTTTTGCTTCTCACGTAATTGCAAACCATAGTCGGACAAACGCGGTTTTTTTGCGCCGTGCTGACCAGGAGCGGAGTCCAGTTTACATTTAGAATCCAAAGAACGACGAGCGCTCTTCAAAAATAAATCAGTACCTTCACGGCGTGCTAATTTACATTTAGGGCCAATATAACGTGCCATGTTTCAATCACTCCTTTAAATACGACGTTTTTTAGGCGGACGGCAACCGTTATGAGGCAACGGAGTAACGTCGGTAATACTGGTAATTTTAAAACCAAGAGCGTTGAGTGCACGTACAGAAGACTCTCGACCGGGACCAGGGCCTTTTATACGAACTTCTAAATTTTTAACGCCATATTCTTGGGCAACTTTACCAGCTGCTTCTGCAGCCACTTGAGCTGCAAACGGTGTACTTTTACGAGAACCTTTAAAACCAGCGCCGCCAGAGGTAGCCCAAGACAATGCATTGCCTTGACGGTCAGTGATTGTAATGATGGTATTGTTGAAAGAAGCATGTACATGCACAATACCTTCGCTTACGGTTTTACGTACTTTTTTACGTACACGCGAAGCTGTGTTTGCTTTAGCCATTAATAAAATTCCTTAAAAATTATTTTTTACCAGCAATCGCTTTAC
Protein-coding sequences here:
- a CDS encoding acyl-CoA thioesterase; this encodes MNIRVRNYHLDGYGHVNNARYLEFLEEARWAFFEEHGLLSEIDGLMLVVVRTDIRYRRAAVDGDILRFEGRLKELTSRHIILTQNIVLPSGKNAVEAESTLMVVSAESGRSISIPEPLFTLLKQYAEA
- the lpxB gene encoding lipid-A-disaccharide synthase, whose amino-acid sequence is MTTSLTIAMSVAEASGDLLGAHLISAIKKRCPDARFIGIGGERMKAEGFESLYDQEKLAVRGFVEVVKRLPEILKIRKGLVNDLIRIKPDVFVGIDAPDFNLWVEEKLKKTGIPTVHYVSPSVWAWRRERVNKIVHQVNRVLCLFPMEPQLYLDAGGKAEFVGHPMAQTMPVDVDQSSARLQLGVAPSIPVFALMPGSRVSEIDYMAPVFFQTALLLLKRYPQAQFLMPVATQATRRRISKILTSDQFSDLPITLVDKQADTVCTAADVVLVTSGTATLEVALCKRPMVISYKISPLTYAYVKRKVKVPHVGLPNILLNKCAVPELLQHDATPEKLAEAMIYWYEHPAAVARLKQDFHELHLLLRKDTDTLVANAVLEEAGFFNS
- the rplQ gene encoding 50S ribosomal protein L17 → MRHRNGNRKLNRTSSHRAAMLRNMANSLLTHETIVTTLPKAKELRRVVEPLITLGKKPSLANRRLAFDRTRDRDVVVKLFDELGPRFAARNGGYVRVLKYGFRKGDNAPLALIELVDKAAEAAE
- a CDS encoding DNA-directed RNA polymerase subunit alpha produces the protein MQNSTTEFLKPRQIDVDTLSTTRAKVSMQPFERGFGHTLGNALRRILLSSMNGFAPTEVAISGVLHEYSTVDGVQEDVVDILLNVKGIVFKLHGRGQVQLTLRKSGAGVVVAGDIELPHDVEILNPEHIICHLAENGQIEMEIKVEQGRGYQSVSGRRVVRDENRQIGAIQLDASFSPISRVSFEVEPARVEQRTDLDKLVLDIETDGSIDPEEAVRSAARILIDQMSIFADLQGTPVEEVEEKAPPIDPILLRPVDDLELTVRSANCLKAEDIYYIGDLIQRTETELLKTPNLGRKSLNEIKEVLASKGLTLGSKLEAWPPVGLEKP
- the rpsD gene encoding 30S ribosomal protein S4, giving the protein MARYIGPKCKLARREGTDLFLKSARRSLDSKCKLDSAPGQHGAKKPRLSDYGLQLREKQKIRRIYGVLERQFRRYFAEADRRKGSTGELLLQLLESRLDNVVYRMGFGSTRAEARQLVSHKAITVNGQVVNIPSFQVKAGDVVAVREKAKKQVRIQEALSLATQIGLPSWVSVDADKLEGVFKNMPDRSELTGDINEQLVVEFYSK
- the rpsK gene encoding 30S ribosomal protein S11 — its product is MAKANTASRVRKKVRKTVSEGIVHVHASFNNTIITITDRQGNALSWATSGGAGFKGSRKSTPFAAQVAAEAAGKVAQEYGVKNLEVRIKGPGPGRESSVRALNALGFKITSITDVTPLPHNGCRPPKKRRI